From one Streptomyces sp. Q6 genomic stretch:
- a CDS encoding DUF3068 domain-containing protein, with product MRRKASLILLALAVFCTALSPLMRWYVFPRLAKIPADQYQTAVLEAKNPTLLDYGSLQAKKVSKVTVVQTLKGNVEESDKIEKSAGRDVVVWDALSYIVGPDGEMVSKVPERYIFDAHSQEPVHATGEMVDGDQVKREGIEFKWPFLTEKRDYEYYDAQARVTRPIHYKGTTTFRGVKVYYFEQTIPWTKVPLPKSMPVKGITPESVAKTGTTRWYTTVRKFWVEPTTGAPVYGEEIQNNELRGGTLLGGRDKVTVFKGHVKMREDYIRSTVDLVNSNRVLVLLLTSYLPWGFLTLGVLLLALALWLEARGRRPGGPEPEPAREPEPVIA from the coding sequence ATGCGCCGCAAGGCCAGCCTGATCCTGCTCGCCCTCGCCGTGTTCTGCACGGCGCTGTCCCCACTGATGCGCTGGTACGTGTTCCCGCGCCTGGCCAAGATCCCGGCCGACCAGTACCAGACCGCCGTCCTGGAGGCGAAGAACCCCACCCTCCTCGACTACGGCTCCCTCCAGGCCAAGAAGGTCTCCAAGGTCACCGTCGTCCAGACCCTCAAGGGCAACGTCGAGGAGTCGGACAAGATCGAGAAGAGCGCGGGGCGCGATGTCGTCGTCTGGGACGCGCTGTCGTACATCGTCGGGCCCGACGGCGAGATGGTCTCCAAGGTCCCCGAGCGCTACATCTTCGACGCGCACAGCCAGGAACCCGTCCACGCCACCGGCGAGATGGTCGATGGCGACCAGGTCAAGCGCGAGGGCATCGAGTTCAAGTGGCCCTTCCTGACGGAGAAGCGCGACTACGAGTACTACGACGCGCAGGCCCGCGTCACCCGCCCCATCCACTACAAGGGCACCACCACGTTCCGCGGCGTGAAGGTCTACTACTTTGAGCAGACCATCCCCTGGACGAAGGTGCCGCTGCCGAAGTCGATGCCGGTCAAGGGCATCACACCGGAGTCCGTCGCCAAGACGGGCACCACCCGCTGGTACACGACCGTCCGCAAGTTCTGGGTCGAGCCGACCACCGGGGCGCCCGTGTACGGCGAGGAGATCCAGAACAACGAGCTGCGCGGCGGCACCCTCCTCGGCGGCCGCGACAAGGTCACCGTCTTCAAGGGCCACGTGAAGATGCGCGAGGACTACATCAGGTCGACCGTCGACCTGGTCAACTCCAACCGCGTCCTGGTCCTCCTGCTCACCTCGTACCTCCCGTGGGGCTTCCTGACCCTCGGCGTCCTGCTGCTCGCGCTCGCCCTGTGGCTGGAGGCGCGCGGCCGCAGGCCCGGCGGACCGGAACCGGAACCCGCCAGGGAACCGGAACCGGTCATCGCCTGA
- the rpsA gene encoding 30S ribosomal protein S1 yields the protein MTSSTETTATTPQVAVNDIGNEEAFLAAIDETIKYFNDGDIVDGVIVKVDRDEVLLDIGYKTEGVIPSRELSIKHDVDPNEVVAVGDEIEALVLQKEDKEGRLILSKKRAQYERAWGTIEKIKEEDGIVTGTVIEVVKGGLILDIGLRGFLPASLVEMRRVRDLQPYVGKELEAKIIELDKNRNNVVLSRRAWLEQTQSEVRQTFLTTLQKGQVRSGVVSSIVNFGAFVDLGGVDGLVHVSELSWKHIDHPSEVVEVGQEVTVEVLDVDMDRERVSLSLKATQEDPWQQFARTHQIGQVVPGKVTKLVPFGAFVRVDEGIEGLVHISELAERHVEIPEQVVQVNDEIFVKVIDIDLERRRISLSLKQANEAFGADPSAVEFDPTLYGMAASYDDQGNYIYPEGFDPETNDWLEGYETQREAWEGQYAEAQQRFEQHQAQVIKSREADAQAEAEGAVAGASGAAPAASGGGSYSSESDDNSGALASDEALAALREKLAGGQS from the coding sequence ATGACGAGCAGCACCGAGACCACCGCCACCACCCCGCAGGTTGCGGTCAACGACATCGGTAACGAGGAAGCATTCCTCGCCGCCATCGACGAGACGATCAAGTACTTCAACGATGGCGACATCGTCGACGGCGTCATCGTCAAGGTTGACCGGGACGAGGTTCTCCTCGACATCGGTTACAAGACCGAAGGTGTCATCCCGAGCCGCGAGCTCTCCATCAAGCACGACGTCGACCCGAACGAGGTCGTCGCGGTTGGTGACGAGATCGAGGCCCTGGTTCTCCAGAAGGAGGACAAGGAAGGCCGCCTGATCCTCTCGAAGAAGCGCGCTCAGTACGAGCGTGCCTGGGGCACCATCGAGAAGATCAAGGAAGAAGACGGGATCGTCACCGGCACCGTCATCGAGGTCGTCAAGGGTGGTCTCATCCTCGACATCGGCCTCCGTGGCTTCCTGCCGGCCTCCCTCGTCGAGATGCGCCGCGTCCGCGACCTCCAGCCCTACGTGGGCAAGGAGCTCGAGGCCAAGATCATCGAGCTGGACAAGAACCGCAACAACGTGGTCCTGTCCCGCCGCGCCTGGCTCGAGCAGACCCAGTCCGAGGTCCGCCAGACGTTCCTCACGACCCTCCAGAAGGGTCAGGTACGCTCCGGCGTCGTGTCCTCGATCGTCAACTTCGGTGCCTTCGTGGACCTGGGTGGCGTCGACGGTCTCGTGCACGTCTCCGAGCTGTCCTGGAAGCACATCGACCACCCGTCCGAGGTTGTCGAGGTCGGCCAGGAAGTCACCGTCGAGGTTCTCGACGTGGACATGGACCGCGAGCGTGTCTCCCTGTCGCTGAAGGCGACGCAGGAGGACCCGTGGCAGCAGTTCGCCCGTACCCACCAGATCGGCCAGGTCGTCCCGGGTAAGGTCACGAAGCTGGTTCCGTTCGGTGCGTTCGTCCGCGTGGACGAGGGCATCGAGGGTCTGGTCCACATCTCCGAGCTGGCCGAGCGCCACGTGGAGATCCCGGAGCAGGTCGTCCAGGTCAACGACGAGATCTTCGTCAAGGTCATCGACATCGACCTCGAGCGCCGCCGCATCAGCCTCTCGCTGAAGCAGGCCAACGAGGCCTTCGGCGCCGACCCGTCGGCCGTCGAGTTCGACCCGACCCTGTACGGCATGGCCGCGTCGTACGACGACCAGGGGAACTACATCTACCCCGAGGGCTTCGACCCCGAGACCAACGACTGGCTCGAGGGCTACGAGACCCAGCGCGAGGCCTGGGAGGGCCAGTACGCCGAGGCGCAGCAGCGCTTCGAGCAGCACCAGGCGCAGGTCATCAAGTCCCGCGAGGCGGACGCCCAGGCCGAGGCCGAGGGTGCCGTCGCCGGTGCCTCCGGTGCGGCTCCGGCCGCCTCCGGTGGCGGTTCGTACTCCTCGGAGTCGGACGACAACTCCGGCGCCCTGGCGTCGGACGAGGCGCTTGCCGCTCTCCGCGAGAAGCTGGCGGGCGGCCAGAGCTGA
- a CDS encoding class I SAM-dependent methyltransferase: MSLEMRAGYEGTGPGAITPDGCAVELYSRMPEEGESEIIAAAVPAGATLLELGCGVGRMTHPLVERGFTVTAVDESPEMLERVRGARTVRSTIEGLDLGETFDVVVLASILVHTGDAAVRRGMLDACRRHVADGGCVLIQREGDGAHDNLPREVTIPGGCTIRKLSSEPVGDGVRSVKVEYVFPDVVWTQTYRARPLTREQFEQALAEADLKVDRVLTDDERWVRVVPA, encoded by the coding sequence ATGAGCCTGGAGATGCGAGCGGGATACGAAGGGACAGGACCGGGCGCGATCACGCCCGACGGCTGCGCGGTCGAGCTGTATTCGAGAATGCCCGAAGAGGGCGAGTCGGAGATCATCGCGGCCGCCGTGCCCGCGGGCGCCACACTGCTCGAACTCGGCTGCGGGGTGGGCCGGATGACGCACCCGCTCGTCGAGCGCGGCTTCACGGTGACGGCGGTGGACGAGTCGCCGGAGATGCTGGAGCGGGTGCGCGGCGCGCGCACCGTGCGCAGCACCATCGAGGGCCTCGACCTCGGCGAGACGTTCGACGTCGTGGTGCTCGCGTCGATCCTCGTGCACACCGGGGACGCGGCGGTGCGGCGCGGCATGCTGGACGCCTGCCGGCGCCATGTCGCCGACGGGGGCTGCGTGTTGATCCAGCGCGAGGGCGACGGCGCGCACGACAACCTGCCGCGGGAGGTCACGATCCCGGGCGGCTGCACCATCCGCAAGCTGTCCTCGGAGCCCGTCGGGGACGGCGTCCGCTCGGTGAAGGTCGAGTACGTCTTCCCCGACGTGGTGTGGACGCAGACCTACCGGGCCCGCCCGCTGACCCGGGAGCAGTTCGAACAGGCGCTGGCGGAGGCCGACTTGAAGGTCGACCGGGTGCTCACGGACGACGAGCGGTGGGTGCGCGTGGTGCCCGCGTAG
- the coaE gene encoding dephospho-CoA kinase codes for MVKVGLTGGIGAGKSEVSRLLVARGAVLIDADKIAREVVEPGTPGLAAVVEAFGDQVLAPDGSLDRPGLGSIVFADPDRLATLNAIVHPLVGARSAELERAAGPDSVVVHDVPLLAENGLAPLYDLVIVVDASPETQLDRLIRLRGMSEEDARARMAAQATREKRREIADVVIDNDVPLERLTEQVDAVWADLVRRARAATA; via the coding sequence ATGGTGAAGGTGGGGCTGACCGGCGGAATCGGTGCCGGCAAAAGCGAGGTGTCCCGGCTGCTCGTGGCGCGCGGGGCCGTTCTGATCGACGCCGACAAGATCGCGCGCGAGGTCGTCGAGCCCGGTACGCCGGGGCTCGCGGCCGTCGTCGAGGCGTTCGGCGATCAGGTGCTCGCCCCCGACGGCAGCCTGGACCGGCCGGGCCTCGGCTCGATCGTCTTCGCCGACCCCGACCGGCTCGCCACCCTGAACGCGATCGTCCACCCGCTGGTGGGCGCCCGGTCCGCGGAGCTGGAGCGCGCGGCCGGTCCCGACTCCGTCGTCGTCCACGACGTCCCGCTGCTCGCCGAGAACGGCCTCGCCCCGCTCTACGACCTCGTCATCGTCGTCGACGCGAGCCCCGAGACCCAGCTGGACCGCCTGATCCGGCTGCGCGGCATGAGCGAGGAGGACGCGCGGGCCCGGATGGCCGCGCAGGCCACCCGCGAGAAGCGCCGCGAGATCGCCGACGTCGTCATCGACAACGACGTACCGCTGGAGAGGCTCACGGAGCAGGTCGACGCGGTCTGGGCCGACCTGGTGCGCCGGGCGCGTGCCGCCACCGCGTGA
- a CDS encoding DUF3592 domain-containing protein, giving the protein MIVLAASTAIGGLIALIAGAYGVRRTRRIQTAGNVVDALVKPPQPGAERPLLQFETVDGRVVEVVSPVPPSKRTPLTAGAVVSVAYDVEDPRETVVLGGERPGVDRGFMIAGAALVLVGMVLAVALS; this is encoded by the coding sequence GTGATCGTCCTCGCCGCGTCCACCGCGATCGGCGGTCTGATCGCCCTGATCGCGGGGGCGTACGGAGTGCGGCGCACCCGCCGCATACAGACCGCGGGCAACGTGGTGGACGCGCTCGTCAAACCTCCGCAGCCCGGTGCCGAGCGCCCGCTGCTCCAGTTCGAGACGGTCGACGGGCGCGTCGTGGAGGTCGTCTCGCCGGTGCCGCCCAGCAAGCGCACCCCGCTGACCGCGGGCGCCGTCGTCAGCGTCGCGTACGACGTCGAGGACCCGCGCGAGACGGTGGTGCTCGGCGGGGAACGACCCGGCGTCGACCGCGGGTTCATGATCGCCGGAGCGGCGCTCGTCCTGGTGGGCATGGTGCTCGCGGTGGCCCTGAGCTGA
- a CDS encoding DoxX family protein, with amino-acid sequence MTNIATPAAPAASGAPVRSRAARVTLRTVTVVLALFFGLASALPKLIAHPTAVEAFDTIGWGAAGMYAIGVLELAGAIGLLVPVLSGVTPIALSALMVGACVTQIVSFGGENAATPLILLVPLAFLARANRGRNRDLLALVRRGA; translated from the coding sequence ATGACGAACATCGCCACCCCCGCCGCCCCTGCCGCCTCCGGCGCCCCCGTCCGGTCCCGTGCCGCCCGTGTCACGCTGCGCACGGTCACCGTCGTGCTCGCCCTGTTCTTCGGCCTCGCGAGCGCCCTGCCCAAGCTGATCGCGCACCCGACGGCGGTCGAGGCGTTCGACACGATCGGCTGGGGAGCGGCCGGCATGTACGCGATCGGCGTGCTCGAACTCGCGGGGGCGATCGGCCTGTTGGTGCCGGTCCTCTCCGGAGTGACGCCGATCGCGCTGAGCGCCCTGATGGTCGGCGCGTGCGTCACACAGATCGTCTCCTTCGGCGGGGAGAACGCGGCGACGCCGCTCATCCTCCTCGTCCCCCTGGCCTTCCTGGCCCGAGCCAACCGAGGACGCAACCGCGACCTGCTCGCCCTGGTGAGGCGCGGAGCCTGA
- a CDS encoding flavin monoamine oxidase family protein: MFATMGALGLAPTAQAAQRELPYRAPRSGDFTLSGRGAAKVVIVGGGIAGLATAYELGKAGYDCTVLEARGRTGGRNFTVRGGDTTVDTYGNKQTARFSDGQYMNAGPARLPQWMVTLDYCRELGVPIEVFTNTNADAYLFNESAGMTEPMRYRTAKADVYGYLSELLAKASDKGALDKELTVGDQERLVEFLKDFGELGDKLTYEGGERRGYTTVPAATGTPGVLLGDVPSASEVFASGVGRYFSFEFGFDQAMLMFQPVGGMDRIPKALTRAIGAHRVRTGAVVSKITDTGRGVSVTYTQDGRTKVVDADYCVGALPPNILARIPHNLGSGVQSALEAITPQSAGKIGLEYRSRWWETDHRIYGGITETDMDLSHIWHPSYGFHGERGVMIGYYNYDKDADAYAKLSPAAREARAVAQGVKIYGEKYRTELASSFSHHWRQTPHLEGAWHDTPGGPDDPRYKPLNEPTGRVYFAGDWLSYTDAWQHGAFTSARRAVTKLHTRVMAG; encoded by the coding sequence ATGTTCGCGACCATGGGAGCGCTCGGCCTCGCCCCCACCGCGCAGGCCGCCCAGCGCGAACTCCCGTACCGCGCACCGCGGTCGGGCGACTTCACGCTCAGCGGGCGCGGCGCCGCGAAGGTCGTGATCGTGGGCGGCGGCATCGCCGGACTCGCGACCGCCTACGAACTGGGCAAGGCGGGGTACGACTGTACGGTCCTGGAGGCCAGAGGGCGGACCGGCGGGCGCAACTTCACCGTGCGGGGCGGCGACACCACCGTCGACACGTACGGCAACAAGCAGACGGCGCGGTTCAGCGACGGGCAGTACATGAACGCGGGGCCCGCCCGGCTGCCGCAGTGGATGGTGACGCTCGACTACTGTCGCGAACTCGGCGTCCCCATCGAGGTGTTCACCAACACCAACGCCGACGCCTACCTCTTCAACGAGTCGGCCGGCATGACCGAGCCCATGCGCTACCGGACCGCCAAGGCCGACGTGTACGGCTATCTGTCCGAGCTGCTCGCCAAGGCGTCCGACAAGGGCGCCCTGGACAAGGAACTGACTGTGGGGGACCAGGAGCGGCTCGTCGAGTTCCTCAAGGACTTCGGGGAGCTGGGCGACAAGCTCACCTACGAGGGCGGAGAGCGGCGCGGCTACACCACCGTGCCCGCCGCGACCGGGACACCGGGTGTGCTGCTCGGCGACGTGCCCTCCGCGTCGGAGGTCTTCGCGAGCGGGGTCGGACGCTACTTCTCCTTCGAGTTCGGCTTCGACCAGGCCATGCTGATGTTCCAGCCGGTCGGGGGAATGGACCGGATACCGAAGGCGCTGACCCGGGCGATCGGCGCCCACAGAGTGCGCACCGGAGCCGTCGTCAGCAAGATCACCGACACCGGACGCGGGGTGTCCGTCACGTACACGCAGGACGGGCGGACCAAGGTCGTCGACGCCGACTACTGCGTCGGCGCGCTGCCGCCCAACATCCTCGCCAGGATCCCGCACAACCTCGGCTCCGGTGTGCAGAGCGCCCTGGAGGCGATCACGCCGCAGTCCGCGGGCAAGATCGGCCTGGAGTACCGGTCCCGCTGGTGGGAGACCGACCACCGGATCTACGGCGGCATCACCGAGACCGACATGGACCTCAGCCACATCTGGCACCCCAGCTACGGGTTCCACGGCGAGCGCGGCGTCATGATCGGCTACTACAACTACGACAAGGACGCCGACGCGTACGCGAAGCTCAGCCCGGCCGCGCGGGAGGCACGGGCCGTCGCGCAGGGCGTGAAGATCTACGGGGAGAAGTACCGCACGGAGCTGGCGTCGTCGTTCTCGCACCACTGGCGGCAGACGCCGCACCTGGAAGGCGCCTGGCACGACACCCCGGGCGGGCCCGACGACCCCCGCTACAAGCCGCTCAACGAGCCCACCGGGCGCGTCTACTTCGCCGGTGACTGGCTCAGCTACACCGACGCCTGGCAGCACGGCGCGTTCACGTCCGCGCGCCGGGCCGTGACCAAGCTGCACACGCGCGTGATGGCCGGCTGA
- a CDS encoding class I SAM-dependent methyltransferase — MTTREPIIQESGPREAHEPSAAGAAQAANSVDEDSTATRRAADTTESARANRGWWDRNADDYQVEHGTFLGDDRFVWGPEGLDEVEAELLGPAEELAGKDVLEIGAGAAQCSRWLAAQGARPVALDLSHRQLQHALRIDGGKVPLVEADAGALPFKDGSFDLACSAYGALPFIADSVRVLRDVHRVLRPGGRFVFSVTHPIRWAFPDEPGPEGLSVASSYFDRTPYVEQDDEGRAVYVEHHRTIGDRVRDVVAGGFRLVDLVEPEWPAWNTQEWGGWSPLRGNLIPGTAIFVCERL; from the coding sequence ATTACGACGAGGGAGCCGATCATCCAAGAGTCCGGACCAAGGGAAGCGCACGAGCCGTCGGCGGCGGGTGCGGCACAAGCGGCGAACTCCGTGGACGAGGACTCCACGGCGACCCGCCGCGCCGCGGACACCACGGAGAGTGCGCGGGCCAACCGCGGCTGGTGGGACCGGAACGCGGACGACTATCAGGTCGAGCACGGCACGTTCCTCGGGGACGACCGCTTCGTGTGGGGTCCCGAGGGCCTCGACGAGGTGGAGGCCGAGCTCCTCGGCCCGGCCGAGGAGCTGGCCGGCAAGGACGTCCTGGAGATCGGGGCCGGCGCCGCGCAGTGCTCGCGCTGGCTGGCCGCCCAGGGCGCGCGGCCCGTCGCGCTCGACCTCTCGCACCGCCAGCTCCAGCACGCGCTGCGCATCGACGGCGGCAAGGTGCCGCTGGTGGAGGCGGACGCGGGAGCACTGCCCTTCAAGGACGGGTCCTTCGACCTGGCCTGCTCCGCGTACGGCGCGCTCCCCTTCATCGCGGACTCCGTGCGCGTGCTGCGGGACGTGCACCGGGTGCTGCGGCCCGGCGGCCGGTTCGTCTTCTCCGTCACGCACCCCATCCGCTGGGCGTTCCCGGACGAGCCGGGGCCCGAGGGCCTGAGCGTGGCCTCCTCCTACTTCGACCGCACCCCTTATGTGGAGCAGGACGACGAGGGGCGTGCCGTGTACGTGGAGCACCACCGCACGATCGGCGACCGGGTGCGCGATGTCGTGGCGGGCGGCTTCCGGCTCGTCGACCTCGTGGAGCCGGAGTGGCCCGCGTGGAACACGCAGGAGTGGGGCGGCTGGTCCCCGCTGCGCGGGAACCTGATCCCGGGCACGGCGATCTTCGTCTGTGAGCGTCTGTAG
- a CDS encoding PAC2 family protein, with protein MLDPQELYTWEPKGLAVVDMALAQESAGLVMLYHFDGYIDAGETGDQIVDRVLDSLPHQVVARFDHDRLVDYRARRPLLTFKRDRWTAYEVPSIEVRLVQDATGAPFLLLAGPEPDVEWERFAAAVQQIVERLGVRLAVNFHGIPMGVPHTRPVGLTPHGNRTELVPGHRSPFEEAQVPGSAAALVEYRLMESGHDVLGVAAHVPHYIARSAYPDAALTVVEAITGATGLVLPGVAHGLRTEAHRTQTEIDRQIQEGDEELVALVQGLEHQYDAAAGAESRGNMLAEPADIPSADEIGLEFEKFLAEREGDA; from the coding sequence GTGCTTGATCCGCAGGAGTTGTACACATGGGAGCCGAAGGGTCTCGCCGTGGTCGACATGGCGCTCGCCCAGGAGTCGGCGGGCCTGGTCATGCTCTATCACTTCGACGGGTACATCGACGCGGGCGAGACCGGCGACCAGATCGTCGACCGGGTCCTCGACTCGCTGCCCCACCAGGTGGTGGCACGCTTCGACCACGACCGGCTCGTGGACTACCGGGCGCGCCGCCCGCTGCTGACGTTCAAGCGTGACCGCTGGACCGCGTACGAGGTGCCCTCGATCGAGGTGCGGCTCGTCCAGGACGCCACCGGCGCGCCGTTCCTGCTGCTCGCCGGGCCCGAGCCCGATGTCGAGTGGGAGCGTTTCGCGGCCGCCGTCCAGCAGATCGTGGAGCGCCTCGGCGTGCGCCTCGCGGTCAACTTCCACGGCATCCCGATGGGCGTCCCGCACACCCGGCCGGTCGGCCTGACGCCGCACGGCAACCGCACGGAACTGGTCCCCGGCCACCGCAGCCCCTTCGAGGAGGCACAGGTGCCCGGCAGCGCGGCAGCGCTCGTCGAGTACCGCCTCATGGAGTCCGGGCACGACGTCCTCGGCGTCGCCGCGCACGTTCCGCACTACATCGCGCGCTCCGCGTACCCGGACGCCGCGCTGACCGTCGTCGAGGCCATCACCGGCGCGACCGGCCTGGTCCTGCCGGGCGTCGCGCACGGCCTGCGCACCGAGGCGCACCGCACGCAGACCGAGATCGACCGGCAGATCCAGGAGGGCGACGAGGAGCTCGTCGCCCTGGTGCAGGGCCTTGAGCACCAGTACGACGCCGCCGCGGGGGCCGAGTCCCGGGGCAACATGCTGGCCGAGCCCGCGGACATCCCGTCCGCTGACGAGATCGGCCTCGAGTTCGAGAAGTTCCTGGCGGAACGGGAAGGCGACGCCTGA
- a CDS encoding RNA-binding S4 domain-containing protein yields the protein MASQTSGTPKSTAGAPDPVAAARAAAPGGGETVRVDSWIWSVRLVKTRAAGAAACKGGHVKVNGASAKPAHALRVGDEVRLRQPGLHERVVVVKRLLRKRVGAPVAVEAYVDNSPPPPPREVVAPVGMRDRGTGRPTKRDRRELERLRGIFGQGPDSGGE from the coding sequence ATGGCATCGCAGACATCAGGGACGCCGAAGAGCACGGCGGGTGCGCCGGACCCGGTGGCTGCCGCGCGGGCGGCGGCTCCGGGCGGCGGCGAGACCGTGCGCGTCGACAGCTGGATCTGGTCCGTGCGCCTGGTCAAGACGCGCGCGGCCGGCGCCGCGGCCTGCAAGGGCGGGCACGTCAAGGTCAACGGCGCGAGCGCGAAGCCGGCGCACGCGCTGCGCGTCGGCGACGAGGTGCGGCTGCGCCAGCCCGGCCTCCACGAGCGGGTGGTGGTCGTGAAGCGCCTGCTCCGCAAGCGGGTCGGCGCGCCGGTGGCGGTCGAGGCCTACGTCGACAACAGTCCGCCGCCCCCGCCGCGCGAGGTGGTGGCCCCGGTCGGCATGCGCGACCGCGGCACGGGCCGCCCGACCAAACGCGACCGCCGCGAACTGGAGCGCCTGCGGGGCATCTTCGGGCAGGGTCCTGATTCCGGCGGGGAGTGA
- a CDS encoding acyltransferase domain-containing protein: MQVLKGDEACAAWLKALDDPAIPRLAVELPDALDLPDVLVDLAVPHEDIAQLLSLRRELEGSPELLALLGRAVSGLLWKRDEPGEGTGLPEFPAAAGVMGRCFAVFVFVAALPYTRAFHRSRGIPDDVSRRSLADLGRNLAVHRRRFGTTGLLVPWWPTRHFRGDLYQLGRLQFERARLGRRTGTAIAGSGGPAGPGEPCLSVHIPDFRGPMTPEACDDSIRRASAFFARHFPEEPMRVAVCHSWLLDRQLGRYLPADSNIVRFQDRFRIAYMSDEPEDDTPVAFVFGGTETPRDLLPRRSGVQRAVLGHLDAGGHWYAGHGWFPMPGE; the protein is encoded by the coding sequence ATGCAAGTACTGAAGGGCGACGAGGCGTGCGCCGCGTGGCTGAAGGCGCTGGACGACCCGGCGATACCGCGGCTGGCCGTCGAGCTGCCGGACGCGCTCGACCTGCCCGACGTCCTTGTGGACCTCGCCGTACCCCATGAGGACATCGCCCAACTGCTGTCTTTGAGGCGGGAACTGGAGGGCTCTCCCGAGCTGCTCGCGCTGCTCGGGCGGGCCGTCAGCGGGCTGCTGTGGAAGCGGGACGAGCCGGGCGAGGGGACCGGACTGCCGGAGTTCCCCGCGGCGGCCGGAGTCATGGGGCGCTGCTTCGCGGTGTTCGTGTTCGTCGCCGCGCTGCCGTACACGCGCGCCTTCCACCGTTCGCGCGGCATCCCCGACGACGTGTCCCGGCGCAGCCTCGCCGACCTCGGCCGCAACCTCGCCGTGCACCGCAGGCGGTTCGGTACGACCGGGCTGCTCGTACCGTGGTGGCCGACCCGGCACTTCCGCGGCGACCTCTACCAACTGGGGCGGCTCCAGTTCGAGCGGGCGCGGCTCGGCCGGCGTACGGGGACGGCGATCGCCGGGTCCGGCGGGCCGGCCGGACCCGGCGAGCCCTGCCTCAGCGTGCACATCCCCGACTTCCGCGGGCCGATGACGCCCGAGGCGTGCGACGACTCGATCCGGCGGGCGTCGGCGTTCTTCGCGCGGCACTTCCCCGAGGAACCGATGCGGGTGGCCGTGTGCCACTCATGGCTGCTGGACCGGCAGTTGGGGCGGTACCTGCCCGCCGACTCCAACATCGTCCGCTTCCAGGACCGCTTCCGCATCGCGTACATGTCCGACGAGCCGGAGGACGACACGCCCGTCGCCTTCGTCTTCGGCGGTACGGAGACACCCCGCGACCTGCTGCCGCGCCGCTCCGGTGTGCAGCGCGCCGTGCTCGGCCACCTCGACGCGGGCGGGCACTGGTACGCGGGGCACGGCTGGTTCCCGATGCCGGGGGAATGA
- a CDS encoding tetratricopeptide repeat protein, whose product MPDATPETHVIDYRAAEQLLAARDPRGAVKLLDDVIAAHPEHTAARLLRARAFFAAAQLRAAELEFSIVLEREPDNAFAHFALARTYERGARPQQARRHFRLAAALDPQPEYLAAARFDD is encoded by the coding sequence GTGCCCGACGCCACCCCGGAGACGCACGTCATCGACTACCGCGCCGCCGAGCAACTCCTCGCCGCACGCGATCCGCGCGGCGCGGTCAAGCTGCTCGACGACGTGATCGCCGCCCACCCCGAGCACACGGCGGCCCGGCTGCTGCGCGCCCGCGCGTTCTTCGCGGCGGCCCAACTGCGCGCCGCCGAGCTGGAGTTCTCCATCGTCCTGGAGCGCGAGCCGGACAACGCGTTCGCGCACTTCGCGCTGGCGAGGACGTACGAGCGCGGCGCACGCCCGCAGCAGGCCCGCCGCCACTTCCGCCTCGCCGCCGCGCTCGACCCGCAGCCGGAGTACCTGGCGGCGGCCCGCTTCGACGACTAG
- a CDS encoding DUF6343 family protein, which produces MRLVRTGDEPVTARSPLRLRLGLALFGLVWTVVGTVAFLLAHRPGWALACGVLWLITTVDLFMILRHLRQGPHYQPSRDVPPYRKPPQPPLE; this is translated from the coding sequence ATGCGTCTGGTGCGCACCGGTGACGAGCCGGTCACCGCCCGCAGTCCCCTGCGCCTGCGGCTCGGCCTCGCCCTGTTCGGCCTGGTCTGGACCGTCGTCGGCACGGTCGCCTTCCTGCTGGCGCACCGGCCGGGATGGGCGCTGGCCTGCGGTGTGCTGTGGCTGATCACGACGGTCGATCTGTTCATGATCCTCCGCCACCTCCGCCAGGGCCCCCACTACCAGCCGAGCCGAGACGTCCCACCGTACCGAAAACCGCCGCAGCCCCCGCTGGAATAG